In Plasmodium vinckei vinckei genome assembly, chromosome: PVVCY_13, a single genomic region encodes these proteins:
- a CDS encoding U3 small nucleolar RNA-associated protein 15, putative: MSFFQPIELIRKKKTIIQDYKDYLFNFKIVKKENADSLIKSVSIWKEYAAIGCNNTVSLHDIKGNWLQKKYSCKENVSFLKFRDDKMLGIGMENGNIELIGIFFFDRIKNLKGHKSSINDMCFSSNFQKLYSCSRDFTIKIWNILEGKCENTLDYHIDSVTSMCMYKRNEDNYLISSSYDGYIYFYNLDKIENTNKLELKSPIEYIYIYKDEYICVAVKNVIKIYSLENMSFIKDIIITAKTIYFLNSFNKYIVAASIDASIYFIDPQLKHPEKTKVVSIFSTHQASKCVSMYENTICLAESKGIWSIYAYCEGEKKTIKNKRKHSIISLEDEKHRFTNKNINKCIKTFKYNDALMATINYESGSVLSLIDYLSKQNMLVAACSTFCEDRVLRILKFFKSRFVLDILMFEFFFSFLSANKWIETSKNKEILNLFKELQYGFSRMIRISNYYKNLKEITDDLKNK; this comes from the exons atgtcatTCTTTCAGCCGATAGAGCTaataaggaaaaaaaaaacgataaTACAAGATTATAaagattatttatttaactttaaaattgtaaaaaaagaaaatgcaGACTCACTGATTAAATCAGTAAGTATTTGGAAGGAATATGCAGCTATTGGCTGCAATAATACG gTTTCATTACATGACATAAAGGGAAACTGGCTGCAGAAAAAATACAGTTGCAAAGAGAATGTTAGCTTTTTAAAATTCCGAGATGATAAAATGTTAGGAATTGGTATGGAAAATGGGAATATAGAATTGATAgggatatttttttttgatagaataaaaaatttgaaggGGCATAAATCATCAATTAATGATATGTGTTTTAGTTctaattttcaaaaattatattcctGTTCTCGGGATTTTACTATTAAAATTTGGAACATATTAGAAGGGAAATGTGAGAATACGTTAGATTATCATATTGATAGCGTAACTAGTATGTGTATgtataaaagaaatgaagataattatttaattagcTCGAGTTATGAcggatatatttatttttacaacttAGATAAAATTGagaatacaaataaattagaaTTAAAATCCCCtatagaatatatatatatatataaagatgaatatatatgtgttgCTGTAAAAAACgttatcaaaatatattctctTGAAAATATGTCCTTTATAAAAGATATTATAATCACTGCAAAAacgatatattttttaaatagctttaataaatacattGTAGCAGCAAGTATTGATGcaagtatatattttatagatCCTCAATTAAAACATCCAGAG aAAACAAAAGTTGTAAGCATATTTTCAACTCATCAAGCATCAAAATGTGTATCAATGTATGAAAATACTATATGTCTAGCAGAAAG taAGGGAATCTGGagtatatatgcatactgtgaaggtgaaaaaaaaactatcaAGAATAAAAGAAAGCATTCTATTATAAGTTTAGAG GACGAAAAACATCgatttacaaataaaaatataaataaatgtattaaaaCATTCAAATATAACGACGCATTAATGGCAACAATTAACTATga AAGTGGAAGCGTATTATCATTAATAGATTATTTATCCAAACAAAACATGTTGGTTGCAGCATGCTCTACATTTTGTGAGGATAGAGTATTAAGAATTTTAAAGTTTTTCAAAAGCAGATTTGTTTTAGATATATTAATGTTtgaatttttcttttcctttttaa gTGCAAATAAATGGATTGAAacttcaaaaaataaagagatCTTGAATTTGTTTAAGGAATTACAATAT GGTTTTAGTAGAATGATAAGAatatcaaattattataagaacttaaaagaaattactgatgatttaaaaaataagtaa